In one window of Lynx canadensis isolate LIC74 chromosome B3, mLynCan4.pri.v2, whole genome shotgun sequence DNA:
- the MKRN3 gene encoding probable E3 ubiquitin-protein ligase makorin-3 produces the protein MEEPAAPTEASEAPGASTGAEAAGEGAPGPSLRTRPVFRQFAATGPAPLRASRLRPAQAAGGGAGPSRLQGRSGGSWTKQVICRYYLHGLCKEGENCRYSHDLSGQQLAREGHGSLPRASADQGPSTAAHTETLPQEVAKAPSAAPSCSLPVIGLAAERGFFEAERDNAGLEAAGGASVEGWENAIEFVPGQPYRGRMVPFVPRAPLQSPVTEREQIAVGRGQQLCRDAAMGQCFRGESCMYIHGEICDMCGLQVLHPVDAVQRADHTKACIEAHEKDMELSFAVQRSMDKVCGICMEVVYEKVNPSDCRFGILSNCNHTYCLKCIRRWRTDKQFGNRIVKSCPQCRVTSNFVIPSEFWVEEEEEKQKLIQQYKEAMSNKTCRYFAEGRGYCPFGENCFYKHATPEGPGEDPQRQGAEASGAHCSQLLEPTQVGEGEMPFKSSKKKLVMLRLANLLFKCFLSLGKSALFFFFLRGQVGLTSL, from the coding sequence ATGGAAGAGCCTGCAGCTCCCACAGAAGCCTCTGAGGCACCTGGGGCATCTACGGGTGCCGAGGCAGCAGGGGAGGGTGCACCTGGGCCTAGTCTCCGCACTCGCCCGGTCTTCCGGCAATTTGCGGCTACAGGTCCGGCCCCCCTTCGCGCGTCACGTCTGAGGCCTGCCcaggctgcagggggaggggctgggcccagTCGCTTGCAGGGCCGGAGTGGTGGCAGCTGGACGAAGCAAGTCATCTGCAGGTATTATCTGCATGGGCTTTGCAAGGAGGGGGAGAACTGTCGCTACTCACATGACCTCTCAGGCCAGCAGTTGGCCAGGGAGGGCCATGGTTCACTGCCTCGGGCCTCTGCAGACCAAGGCCCTAGCACGGCTGCGCATACTGAGACCCTGCCTCAGGAAGTGGCGAAAGCCCCCTCTGCTGCGCCTTCATGCTCCTTGCCTGTGATTGGCTTGGCTGCTGAAAGGGGTTTCTTTGAAGCTGAGAGAGACAATGCAGGCCTTGAAGCTGCAGGAGGAGCCAGTGTAGAAGGCTGGGAGAATGCTATTGAATTTGTTCCCGGGCAACCCTATAGGGGCCGCATGGTCCCTTTTGTTCCCAGGGCTCCTCTACAGAGCCCAGTGACTGAGAGGGAACAGATTGCAGTGGGCAGGGGTCAGCAGCTTTGCCGTGATGCTGCCATGGGGCAGTGCTTTCGTGGGGAGAGTTGTATGTATATCCATGGAGAGATATGCGATATGTGTGGGCTTCAGGTCTTGCACCCTGTGGATGCTGTGCAGAGGGCAGACCATACAAAGGCTTGCATTGAAGCACACGAGAAGGATATGGAACTCTCATTTGCAGTGCAGCGAAGTATGGACAAGGTGTGTGGCATCTGCATGGAGGTTGTCTATGAGAAAGTCAACCCTAGTGACTGCCGCTTTGGCATCCTCTCCAACTGCAACCACACCTACTGTCTTAAGTGTATCCGCAGGTGGAGGACTGACAAACAGTTTGGCAACAGGATCGTCAAGTCCTGTCCACAGTGCAGGGTTACCTCCAACTTTGTCATTCCCAGTGAGTtctgggtggaggaggaggaagagaaacagaaacttaTTCAGCAGTACAAGGAGGCAATGAGCAACAAGACTTGCAGGTATTTTGCTGAAGGCAGGGGTTACTGCCCATTTGGAGAGAACTGTTTTTACAAGCATGCAACCCCTGAGGGCCCAGGAGAGGATCCTCAGAGGCAGGGTGCTGAGGCATCCGGTGCTCACTGCAGTCAACTTTTGGAGCCTACTCAGGTGGGAGAGGGCGAGATGCCctttaaaagcagtaaaaaaaagcTTGTCATGCTTCGGCTGGCCAATCTGTTGTTTAAGTGTTTTCTTTCACTGGGAAAGagtgcgcttttttttttttttctcagaggaCAAGTGGGACTTACTTCCTTATGA